A single genomic interval of Hyalangium ruber harbors:
- a CDS encoding putative metal-binding motif-containing protein: protein MRLFLMGLWVVLLASGCKRAEPQAGALRVELSYATFRPGCLTLKASDKEDPSREKLEELVLGTPPAPSKELLVAVFRQEGWSRNLVLTATAYERSCADTNRRQVDTQTLEAEVPEEGVLPVKMELRAEDLDDDGFVSTAQGGSDCDDDDRQVNPNAPDICNGKDDNCSGDESDATGAITYFRDADGDGYGDRDPLRQPLVSCTRPAGYAANNRDCDDSKANFRPDQAESLCDGQDENCDDVVDDTFGAGTTCTTSQGCGGTVTCQSTTSAACVSPTSPSNWYVDEDGDGRAGTFAAMSCVAPAPGAVTSPSDCNDSSPFAFNGGTERCDRLDNDCNGVVDDPPTCASVSWRTVSNTGSTQWDAVASYAENKAWAVGTNQLAHVEQSTATLYTDCTGSWRSAWARADGRVFMASSDGVLATRALAENGCATVNSGQSVSINGLVGFENGASTTLFAVASDGRIYRWEHMGTGAGTVTETARVGANLRAIHGTSPTNLLAVGAESVSSVNEPRIFRSSPTGNAWTRETLPGSLPTDFFLRSVHMVHGQLAHAVGDKGVVLKGVKGVWSELPRLEPNDTPTNIRDAVSYSDTVIYLVANDKTVYVFDGTTWDDFHTVSWTPIAIDGVSPHELWLAGSQGNVARWSR from the coding sequence ATGCGTTTATTCCTGATGGGGCTGTGGGTCGTGCTGTTGGCCAGCGGGTGCAAGCGTGCGGAGCCGCAGGCGGGTGCGCTGCGGGTGGAGCTCTCCTACGCGACGTTCCGCCCCGGGTGCCTCACGCTGAAGGCCTCGGACAAGGAGGACCCCTCTCGCGAGAAGCTCGAGGAGCTGGTGCTGGGCACCCCTCCTGCTCCCAGCAAGGAGCTGCTCGTGGCCGTCTTCCGCCAGGAGGGCTGGAGTCGGAACCTGGTGCTGACGGCCACGGCGTACGAGCGCAGCTGTGCCGATACGAACCGGCGGCAGGTGGACACGCAGACGCTGGAAGCCGAGGTCCCCGAGGAGGGCGTGCTGCCGGTGAAGATGGAGCTCCGGGCCGAGGACCTGGACGATGACGGCTTCGTGAGCACGGCGCAGGGAGGCTCGGACTGCGATGACGATGACCGCCAGGTGAACCCGAACGCTCCCGACATCTGCAATGGCAAGGACGACAACTGCTCGGGCGACGAGTCGGACGCGACGGGAGCGATCACCTATTTTCGCGACGCGGACGGAGACGGCTATGGAGACAGGGACCCTCTGCGCCAGCCCCTGGTGAGCTGCACCCGACCCGCGGGCTACGCGGCCAACAACCGGGACTGCGACGATTCCAAGGCCAACTTCCGCCCGGATCAGGCGGAGTCCCTGTGCGACGGGCAGGACGAGAACTGCGACGACGTGGTGGATGACACCTTCGGTGCGGGCACGACATGCACCACGAGCCAGGGCTGCGGCGGAACCGTCACGTGCCAGAGCACCACCAGCGCCGCGTGCGTGAGTCCCACTTCGCCCAGCAACTGGTACGTGGATGAGGACGGGGACGGGCGCGCGGGCACCTTCGCCGCGATGAGCTGCGTGGCGCCTGCGCCCGGGGCCGTGACCAGCCCGAGCGACTGCAACGACAGCTCCCCGTTCGCCTTCAACGGGGGAACGGAACGTTGCGATCGGCTGGACAATGACTGCAATGGCGTGGTGGACGATCCGCCGACGTGTGCCTCGGTGAGCTGGAGGACCGTCTCCAACACGGGCTCCACCCAGTGGGACGCCGTGGCTTCCTACGCGGAGAACAAGGCGTGGGCGGTGGGCACCAACCAGTTGGCGCACGTGGAGCAGTCCACCGCGACGCTCTACACCGACTGCACGGGGAGCTGGCGAAGCGCCTGGGCGCGTGCGGACGGACGCGTCTTCATGGCCTCGTCCGACGGCGTGCTCGCCACGCGGGCGTTGGCGGAGAACGGCTGCGCGACCGTGAACTCAGGGCAAAGCGTCAGCATCAACGGGCTGGTGGGCTTCGAGAACGGCGCGAGCACCACGCTCTTCGCGGTGGCGAGCGACGGGCGCATCTACCGGTGGGAGCACATGGGCACGGGCGCAGGCACGGTCACGGAGACAGCGCGGGTGGGTGCCAACCTCCGGGCCATTCATGGGACGAGCCCCACGAACCTGCTGGCGGTGGGCGCGGAGTCGGTGTCCTCGGTCAACGAGCCGCGGATCTTCCGCTCTTCTCCCACGGGCAACGCATGGACCCGTGAGACGCTGCCGGGTTCACTGCCCACTGATTTCTTCCTGCGCAGCGTGCATATGGTGCATGGCCAACTCGCGCATGCGGTGGGAGACAAGGGCGTGGTGCTCAAGGGCGTCAAAGGGGTTTGGAGCGAGCTGCCCCGACTGGAGCCGAACGACACCCCCACGAATATCCGGGACGCCGTCTCCTACAGCGACACCGTCATCTACCTCGTCGCCAACGACAAGACGGTCTACGTGTTCGATGGCACGACCTGGGACGACTTCCACACGGTCAGCTGGACGCCCATCGCGATCGACGGCGTGAGCCCGCACGAGCTCTGGTTGGCGGGTTCACAGGGCAACGTGGCCCGCTGGTCTCGCTGA
- a CDS encoding fumarylacetoacetate hydrolase family protein — translation MKLASLNVGRDGRLVVVSKDLKRQADASAIALTLQAALDEWDRCAPLLRSLAERLEKGDLAGEPFDPTRCAAPLPRAYQWADGSAYVNHVELVRKARKAEMPATFWTDPLMYQGGSDGFLGPCQPIPLADESWGCDMEGEVVVVTRDVLLGATREQALGAVVLVGLVNDVSLRNLIPDELAKGFGFFQSKPASALSPVFVTPDELGTAWRDGKLHRPLEVFLDGQPFGRANAGVDMTFDFGTLVAHAAKTRTLCAGTIIGSGTVSNRGPDGGPGKAVSEGGAGYSCIAELRTVETLQSGAPKTPFLKRGNRVRIEMRDEAGTIFGAIDQVVGA, via the coding sequence GTGAAGCTCGCATCCCTGAACGTGGGGCGGGATGGCCGCCTGGTGGTCGTGTCGAAGGATCTCAAGCGGCAGGCGGATGCATCGGCCATCGCGCTGACGTTGCAGGCCGCGCTCGATGAGTGGGACCGTTGCGCGCCCCTGCTGCGTTCGCTCGCGGAGCGACTGGAAAAGGGAGACCTCGCGGGTGAGCCGTTCGACCCCACGCGGTGTGCGGCGCCCCTGCCTCGCGCCTATCAGTGGGCGGACGGCTCGGCGTACGTGAATCACGTCGAGTTGGTGCGCAAGGCGCGCAAGGCGGAGATGCCCGCGACGTTCTGGACCGACCCGTTGATGTACCAGGGTGGCTCGGACGGCTTCCTGGGCCCATGCCAGCCCATCCCTCTCGCGGACGAGTCGTGGGGCTGCGACATGGAGGGAGAGGTCGTGGTCGTGACGCGCGATGTCCTCCTGGGGGCGACGCGTGAGCAGGCACTGGGAGCAGTCGTGCTGGTCGGGCTCGTCAACGACGTGTCGTTGCGGAACCTGATTCCGGATGAGCTGGCGAAGGGCTTTGGGTTCTTCCAGTCCAAGCCGGCGTCGGCGCTCTCGCCGGTGTTCGTCACGCCTGACGAGCTTGGCACGGCGTGGCGTGATGGAAAGCTGCACCGCCCCCTCGAGGTCTTCCTCGATGGCCAGCCATTCGGGCGTGCGAACGCCGGCGTGGACATGACGTTCGACTTCGGCACGCTGGTGGCGCACGCGGCCAAGACGCGCACGCTGTGCGCGGGGACGATCATCGGCTCGGGCACGGTGTCCAACCGTGGCCCTGACGGGGGGCCAGGCAAGGCCGTGAGCGAGGGTGGCGCGGGCTACTCGTGCATCGCGGAGCTGCGCACGGTCGAGACGCTCCAGAGCGGCGCGCCCAAGACGCCGTTCCTGAAGCGGGGCAACCGGGTGCGCATCGAGATGCGGGATGAAGCCGGCACGATCTTCGGGGCCATCGACCAGGTGGTCGGAGCTTGA
- a CDS encoding Wall-associated protein precursor, whose translation MKDTGRALLFSLWVILVGLTAGCASMAHSTASQPTDARQPIYLAQASCWDTESCCILRDPLTAANRCMVSPLRIAEVLNGVKTLYGTTQSGVARLEEEAQTKEDAAFAEAAEAAGEAAPEPPDCQGQNHHVISRPIAKVLEDHETLSGLYEPRDERYVAKAKDKESHCGYQKWHREVDLEVMRWLRQERRATPEEFMAKLREIYSRKDMLKRFPNGFGPAI comes from the coding sequence ATGAAAGACACGGGTCGCGCTCTCCTCTTCTCTCTGTGGGTCATACTTGTGGGCCTCACGGCGGGGTGCGCCTCAATGGCTCACTCCACCGCGAGCCAGCCGACCGACGCAAGACAGCCCATCTATCTGGCCCAAGCCTCCTGCTGGGACACAGAGAGTTGCTGCATCTTGAGGGATCCGCTGACCGCGGCCAACCGCTGTATGGTCAGCCCCTTGAGGATTGCTGAAGTTCTCAATGGCGTGAAGACGCTCTATGGGACGACGCAATCTGGGGTGGCGCGGCTCGAAGAAGAGGCCCAAACGAAAGAGGACGCGGCATTCGCCGAAGCCGCCGAAGCCGCCGGAGAAGCCGCGCCCGAGCCCCCCGATTGCCAAGGACAGAACCATCACGTCATCTCCCGGCCCATCGCCAAGGTACTGGAGGACCATGAAACCCTCAGCGGACTCTACGAGCCGAGAGATGAGCGCTACGTGGCCAAGGCAAAGGACAAGGAGTCGCACTGCGGCTACCAGAAATGGCACCGCGAGGTAGACCTGGAGGTTATGAGGTGGCTGAGGCAGGAGCGCAGAGCAACGCCGGAGGAGTTCATGGCGAAGCTGCGCGAGATCTACAGCCGCAAGGACATGCTCAAGAGGTTTCCCAATGGCTTCGGGCCCGCCATCTGA
- a CDS encoding MBL fold metallo-hydrolase produces the protein MEIRFFGVRGSIAVSGSRIGGNTACVEVTSQGQRLILDAGTGIRSLGEIMMREGPPQKTTMFFSHLHWDHVQGFPFFTPAYLGTTELTMYGPGANGDQALQSVLARQMEPPNFPVPLSIMRSKMAFASALHGRTVEVGPFRVTPIDVPHPQGCLAYRIEADGHTFVYATDVELARDSLSGDVGRLLEGADALCLDAQYTPAEYEGKVGMPKKGWGHSTMVDAAQVAQAVDARRLLLFHHDPAHNDDVVENMAEEARNHFFATEPAREGKRILLGHTVSA, from the coding sequence ATGGAAATCCGGTTCTTCGGCGTTCGGGGCAGCATCGCGGTCTCGGGCTCGCGCATCGGCGGCAACACAGCCTGCGTGGAGGTCACCAGCCAGGGCCAGCGCCTCATCCTGGACGCGGGCACGGGCATCCGCTCCCTCGGCGAGATCATGATGCGCGAGGGCCCTCCCCAGAAGACGACGATGTTCTTCTCGCACCTGCACTGGGACCACGTTCAGGGCTTTCCCTTCTTCACCCCCGCGTACCTGGGCACCACCGAGCTGACAATGTACGGCCCGGGCGCCAACGGCGATCAGGCCCTGCAGAGCGTGCTCGCCCGGCAGATGGAGCCGCCCAACTTCCCCGTCCCGCTCTCCATCATGCGCTCGAAGATGGCGTTCGCCTCGGCCCTGCACGGCCGCACCGTCGAGGTGGGCCCCTTCCGCGTCACGCCCATCGACGTGCCCCACCCGCAGGGCTGTCTGGCCTACCGCATCGAGGCGGACGGCCACACCTTCGTCTACGCCACGGACGTGGAGCTGGCGCGCGACAGCCTGAGCGGCGACGTGGGCCGTCTGCTCGAGGGTGCCGACGCGCTCTGCCTGGACGCGCAGTACACGCCCGCGGAGTACGAGGGCAAGGTGGGAATGCCCAAGAAGGGCTGGGGCCACTCCACCATGGTGGACGCGGCGCAGGTGGCCCAGGCGGTGGACGCCCGCCGGCTGCTGCTGTTCCACCACGACCCGGCGCACAACGACGACGTGGTGGAGAACATGGCCGAGGAGGCCCGCAACCACTTCTTCGCCACCGAGCCGGCGCGAGAGGGCAAGCGCATCCTCCTGGGTCACACGGTGAGTGCATAG
- a CDS encoding MarR family winged helix-turn-helix transcriptional regulator — translation MSRARTASLTLDEFLPYRLSVAANVVSQRVARVYAEQYGLSTQEWRLIAVLGEDGERTQLELIKRTRMEKVPVSRAARSLEERGLVRSATSESDARSRRLSLTAAGRRIYERVAPAALEAEAEVLAELGPDERALLRSLLERIERAASRALKQGP, via the coding sequence ATGAGCCGAGCGCGCACCGCGAGCCTGACCCTCGACGAGTTCCTCCCCTACCGCCTCTCGGTCGCCGCGAACGTCGTCAGCCAACGGGTCGCCCGCGTATACGCGGAGCAATACGGCCTGAGCACCCAGGAGTGGCGACTCATCGCGGTGCTCGGAGAGGACGGCGAGCGCACGCAGCTCGAGCTCATCAAGCGCACGCGGATGGAGAAGGTCCCGGTGAGCCGCGCCGCGCGCTCCCTCGAGGAGCGCGGACTGGTTCGGAGCGCCACGAGCGAGAGCGACGCCCGCTCGCGCCGCCTGTCACTCACCGCCGCGGGCCGGCGCATCTACGAGCGCGTGGCGCCCGCGGCGCTCGAGGCCGAGGCCGAGGTGCTCGCCGAGCTCGGGCCCGATGAGCGCGCTCTGTTGCGCTCGCTGCTCGAGCGGATCGAACGCGCCGCGAGCCGCGCCCTGAAGCAAGGCCCGTGA
- a CDS encoding efflux RND transporter periplasmic adaptor subunit → MRGMGLVALAAVALAMGTGCGGKGGGDAAGGEAPAGKAGAGGAGGKGGGRGAMQFPVEVAPVESRDVEYVVSAVGSVEAFEQVQITARVAGVVERVLFTEGQTVKKGDALAEIEPTRYSLAVASAKAALEKAQASASEAQAGAQRRATVNEQRPGLLPAEELETFQTRARTAAAEVSAAKAALDQAELNLRDAYVRAPMDGVLQTRTVQTGQYVNPGYVMATLLRRDPLLLRFRVPEADVARLQPGMEARFTVRTDGRTYTGKITHVAAAADDQSRMVPVTAEVKGEEATALRPGAFASVSVPVETSKGSPVIPQTAVRPSERGFLAFVVEGDKARERVLELGMRTADGRVEVKEGLKPGETLVVRGAEALKEGAPVRVVEGQKPPLTGEPRQQPVEKSSTGGAGQ, encoded by the coding sequence ATGCGAGGCATGGGACTGGTGGCCCTGGCGGCCGTGGCGCTCGCCATGGGGACGGGGTGTGGCGGCAAGGGGGGAGGAGACGCCGCGGGCGGGGAAGCGCCAGCCGGCAAGGCGGGAGCGGGTGGCGCGGGAGGGAAGGGCGGTGGACGCGGGGCGATGCAATTTCCCGTGGAGGTGGCGCCCGTGGAGTCGCGCGACGTGGAGTACGTCGTCAGCGCGGTGGGCTCCGTGGAGGCCTTCGAGCAGGTGCAGATCACCGCGCGGGTGGCCGGCGTGGTGGAGCGCGTCCTGTTCACCGAAGGGCAGACGGTGAAGAAGGGCGACGCGCTGGCGGAGATCGAGCCCACCCGCTACAGCCTGGCCGTGGCCTCGGCGAAGGCGGCGCTGGAGAAGGCGCAGGCCTCGGCCTCGGAGGCCCAGGCGGGCGCGCAGCGGCGGGCGACGGTGAACGAGCAGCGCCCCGGCCTGTTGCCCGCCGAGGAGCTGGAGACCTTCCAGACGCGCGCACGCACCGCGGCGGCCGAGGTGAGCGCGGCCAAGGCGGCGCTGGATCAGGCGGAGCTGAACCTGCGGGACGCGTACGTGCGCGCTCCCATGGACGGAGTGCTGCAGACGCGCACCGTGCAGACGGGCCAGTACGTGAACCCCGGCTATGTGATGGCCACGCTGCTGCGGCGCGATCCGCTGCTCCTGCGCTTCCGCGTGCCGGAGGCGGACGTGGCGCGGCTCCAGCCGGGCATGGAGGCGCGCTTCACGGTGCGCACGGATGGGCGCACGTACACCGGGAAAATCACCCACGTGGCGGCGGCGGCGGACGATCAGAGCCGCATGGTGCCGGTGACGGCGGAGGTGAAGGGCGAGGAGGCCACGGCGCTGCGGCCGGGCGCGTTCGCCTCGGTGTCGGTGCCGGTGGAGACCTCGAAGGGCTCGCCGGTCATCCCGCAGACGGCGGTGCGCCCCAGCGAGCGTGGCTTCCTGGCGTTCGTGGTGGAGGGGGACAAGGCGCGCGAGCGCGTGCTGGAGCTGGGCATGCGCACCGCGGACGGGCGGGTGGAGGTGAAGGAGGGGCTGAAGCCGGGCGAGACGCTGGTGGTGCGCGGCGCCGAGGCGCTCAAGGAGGGCGCGCCGGTGCGCGTGGTGGAAGGGCAGAAGCCGCCCTTGACGGGTGAGCCGCGCCAGCAACCGGTCGAGAAGAGCAGCACGGGAGGTGCCGGGCAATGA
- a CDS encoding TolC family protein has protein sequence MFTARLFLGAPLCACLVLTSLDARAQTSEPAPPVAPAAPTASPSETPAAEPLTLERAVELASEHNERALAAQQRAEAADARVARARAFFFPELTVTGTYTRRLRESVRNVAGQPTVLQRRNALGATAVARMSLFDARGFPLYRAARLEGEAAELESREERRLVAFEAADAFLTTLGTQQVYEAAVRRLDFAQQTLLDAKARAEAGLASTNDVTRAELEVSSAEVELAQARGEAQASRLELGYLLVAPVEGALALPEPLLAEASRSTEGLSALAQGAEARRLDLLSTRLRVQAQEASAREPLARLFPTLGVSGQYRITNESGLIGNQGDGFVALDLTWNLFDGGERYAERRERVALTHALELEATARTRRVGVDIQRAQVALDNARAALRQSELAATQARRNAEETGILYRQGLSTALAVADASLRLFEAEVELARTRYSLGVALLDLRAAVGLDPLGKEP, from the coding sequence ATGTTTACCGCTCGACTCTTCCTCGGCGCCCCGTTGTGTGCCTGCCTCGTCCTCACGTCGCTGGATGCCAGAGCGCAGACCTCGGAGCCAGCCCCCCCAGTGGCGCCCGCCGCGCCCACGGCTTCGCCTTCGGAGACTCCGGCCGCGGAGCCGCTGACCCTGGAGCGCGCCGTGGAGCTTGCCTCGGAGCACAATGAGCGGGCGCTGGCGGCCCAGCAGCGCGCCGAGGCCGCGGACGCTCGGGTGGCCCGTGCCCGTGCCTTCTTCTTCCCCGAGCTGACGGTTACTGGCACCTACACCCGCCGCCTGCGCGAGTCGGTGCGAAATGTGGCGGGCCAACCGACGGTGCTGCAACGACGCAACGCGTTGGGCGCCACGGCCGTGGCCCGCATGTCCCTGTTCGACGCGCGGGGCTTTCCGCTGTACCGGGCGGCGCGGTTGGAGGGCGAGGCGGCGGAGCTGGAATCGCGCGAGGAGCGCCGGCTGGTGGCCTTCGAGGCGGCGGATGCCTTCCTCACCACGCTGGGTACACAGCAGGTGTATGAGGCCGCCGTGCGGCGGCTCGACTTCGCACAGCAGACGCTGCTGGACGCCAAGGCCCGGGCGGAAGCAGGGCTGGCCAGCACCAACGACGTGACTCGCGCGGAGCTGGAGGTGTCCAGCGCCGAGGTGGAGCTGGCCCAGGCCCGTGGCGAGGCCCAGGCGAGCCGGCTCGAGCTGGGCTACCTGCTGGTCGCTCCCGTGGAGGGCGCGCTGGCCCTGCCGGAGCCGTTGCTGGCCGAGGCGTCGCGATCGACCGAGGGCCTGAGCGCGCTGGCGCAAGGCGCCGAGGCGCGACGCCTGGATCTTCTCTCCACGAGGCTCCGGGTGCAGGCGCAGGAGGCCTCCGCCCGTGAACCCCTGGCCCGCCTCTTCCCCACGCTGGGCGTGTCGGGGCAGTACCGCATCACCAACGAGTCGGGGCTCATCGGCAACCAGGGCGATGGGTTCGTCGCCCTCGATCTGACGTGGAACCTCTTCGATGGTGGTGAGCGGTACGCGGAGCGCCGCGAGCGGGTGGCGCTGACGCACGCTCTGGAGCTGGAGGCTACGGCGCGCACGCGCCGTGTGGGCGTGGACATTCAACGCGCGCAGGTGGCGCTGGACAACGCGCGGGCCGCGCTGCGGCAGAGCGAGCTGGCGGCGACGCAGGCGCGCAGGAACGCGGAGGAGACAGGGATTCTCTACCGGCAGGGGCTGTCCACCGCGCTGGCGGTGGCGGATGCCTCGCTTCGCCTCTTCGAGGCGGAGGTGGAGCTGGCCCGCACGCGCTACAGCCTGGGCGTGGCGCTGTTGGATCTTCGAGCCGCCGTGGGACTCGATCCTCTCGGGAAGGAGCCGTAA
- the hmgA gene encoding homogentisate 1,2-dioxygenase, with product MEKLRHQSGFGNEHVSEAIAGALPVGQNTPQRVAFGLYAEQLSGTAFTAPRHENRRTWLYRLRPSAAHPPYRQTDAGKLRSGPFTEVPPSPNRLRWNPLPLPTAPTTFLEGLLTLGGNGSPAMGAGAAVHLYAANASMIDTAFFNADGELLIVPQSGALRIVTELGVLEVPPGHVALIPRGMRMRVELPEGPARGYICENYGAPFRLPELGPIGSNGLANPRDFIAPVASYEDIERPTRVVQKFQGNLWETTIDHSPFDVVAWHGTHVPYTYDLARFNTINTVSYDHPDPSIFTVLTSPSDTPGTANCDFVIFPPRWMVAENTFRPPWFHRNVMSELMGLVHGVYDAKADQFVPGGASLHNCMSAHGPDRKTYEAAVAADLAPRKIDNTLAFMFETRWVIAPTRAAMESPALQSDYDACWADLRKAQVPSKEEAPK from the coding sequence ATGGAAAAGCTCCGCCACCAATCAGGGTTCGGGAACGAGCACGTATCGGAGGCGATCGCCGGTGCGCTCCCCGTCGGCCAGAACACGCCGCAGCGCGTCGCGTTCGGCCTCTACGCCGAGCAGCTCTCGGGCACGGCGTTCACGGCGCCGCGCCATGAGAACCGGCGGACGTGGCTCTATCGACTGCGACCGAGCGCGGCCCACCCGCCGTACCGGCAGACGGACGCAGGCAAGCTGCGCAGTGGGCCGTTCACCGAGGTTCCCCCCTCCCCCAACCGGCTGCGCTGGAATCCGCTGCCGCTACCGACGGCGCCGACCACGTTCCTCGAGGGACTGCTCACGCTGGGAGGCAATGGCTCCCCCGCCATGGGCGCGGGCGCGGCGGTGCATCTCTACGCCGCGAACGCGTCGATGATCGACACCGCGTTCTTCAACGCCGACGGCGAGCTGCTCATCGTCCCCCAGTCCGGGGCGCTCCGGATCGTGACCGAGCTGGGCGTGCTGGAGGTTCCTCCCGGTCATGTCGCGCTCATCCCGCGCGGGATGCGCATGCGCGTGGAGCTGCCGGAGGGGCCGGCGCGCGGCTACATCTGCGAGAACTACGGCGCGCCGTTCCGGCTCCCGGAGCTGGGGCCCATTGGCTCCAATGGGTTGGCGAACCCGCGAGACTTCATCGCGCCGGTGGCGAGCTACGAGGACATCGAGCGGCCGACGCGCGTCGTGCAGAAGTTCCAGGGCAACCTGTGGGAGACGACGATCGACCACTCGCCGTTCGATGTCGTCGCATGGCACGGCACGCACGTCCCGTACACGTACGATCTCGCGCGGTTCAACACGATCAACACGGTGAGCTACGATCACCCGGACCCGTCGATCTTCACGGTGCTGACGTCCCCGAGCGATACACCGGGGACCGCGAACTGCGACTTCGTGATCTTCCCGCCCCGGTGGATGGTCGCGGAGAACACGTTCCGGCCGCCGTGGTTCCATCGCAACGTGATGAGCGAGCTGATGGGGCTGGTCCACGGGGTCTACGACGCCAAGGCGGACCAATTCGTGCCGGGAGGAGCGTCGCTCCACAACTGCATGAGCGCACATGGTCCCGACCGGAAGACCTACGAGGCGGCGGTCGCCGCGGACCTCGCGCCGCGGAAGATCGACAACACGCTCGCGTTCATGTTCGAGACCCGCTGGGTCATCGCGCCGACACGCGCGGCGATGGAGAGCCCGGCGCTGCAGTCGGACTACGACGCCTGCTGGGCCGATCTGCGCAAGGCCCAGGTGCCTTCCAAGGAAGAGGCTCCAAAGTGA